One window from the genome of Vibrio sp. VB16 encodes:
- a CDS encoding fatty acid cis/trans isomerase, with protein MKVRNLLTFISIIIFSGCATYVGVNFDQLFGKESVRERKVPYGTPLAEHYIHNVKPIIDKRCVVCHACYDAPCQLKMSSSLGIDRGGSKSKVYNGTRLAATSPTRLFEDAQTTQEWRNFDFHPVLNERTQTSQANLNAGLIARLLTQKEEHPLPQQDQLEGFDFSVYRSEQCPTIEEHARYQETYPTWGMPFGMPKLTNIEFKTLMGWLEQGAPMSATKPITNQEKQTLSQWETFLNKDSLKTQLTARYLYEHLFLFHLYFTDIGEDTRFFNLVRSSTPPGKPVKRISTRRPYDDPLIERVYYRLIPELATPVDKTHMPYSLDETRFVNWKKWFTEVDYTVTELPSYNIEVSANPMTAFAQLPVKSRFEFLLDNAQNTIMAFIKGPVCRGQLALNVINDRFWVFFIDPEKADLPEIDTFYSNQIENLRLPGEKQTILAPVTNWITYSKQQARYLKAKANFANKWFNNGERLTTDILWEGNQKNPNAALTVFRHFDSASVVQGMVGKKPKTAWVIDYGLLERIHYLLVAGFDVYGNYGHQLVTRLYMDFLRLEGESNFLSLLPKEVRHEIHNSWYQEKSKHMSNFLTRNIEPFNQPTGVVYHTDNYKSELYDKFESRLEPILNDRFKIENTGMKPETEQILRKFDDLVGFSDQTLAQISMIMIEGDNGKQHLFTLLRNNAHKNINSLFNEHKNRTPEKDDLTLVQGVVGSYPATYWRLKEDDVPELYRMLSSMKNEQDYVKLLDRFAIRRSSPEFWPFSDLVHQWYKRHQPVEFGLLDYNRFENR; from the coding sequence ATGAAAGTTCGCAATTTACTCACATTTATCAGCATTATTATTTTTTCTGGCTGTGCAACTTATGTTGGGGTCAATTTTGATCAATTATTTGGTAAAGAATCCGTTAGGGAACGTAAAGTCCCTTATGGAACTCCACTCGCAGAACACTACATTCATAACGTAAAACCTATCATAGATAAACGTTGCGTAGTTTGTCATGCATGTTACGACGCCCCATGCCAACTCAAAATGTCGTCCTCGCTCGGAATAGATCGCGGTGGCAGTAAAAGCAAGGTTTACAACGGCACTCGCCTGGCGGCTACCTCTCCTACCCGATTATTCGAAGATGCACAAACGACGCAAGAGTGGCGCAATTTTGACTTTCATCCCGTACTAAACGAAAGAACCCAGACCTCACAAGCAAATCTGAACGCAGGCTTAATCGCTAGGCTACTTACTCAAAAAGAAGAGCACCCACTGCCACAGCAAGATCAGTTGGAAGGGTTTGATTTTTCAGTTTATCGAAGTGAACAATGTCCTACCATTGAAGAGCATGCTCGTTATCAAGAGACTTATCCAACCTGGGGAATGCCCTTTGGAATGCCAAAACTAACCAATATCGAGTTTAAAACGTTAATGGGTTGGTTAGAGCAAGGTGCACCAATGTCGGCAACAAAACCTATCACTAATCAAGAAAAGCAAACGTTGAGTCAATGGGAAACGTTTCTTAATAAAGACAGCCTTAAGACGCAGCTTACTGCTCGTTATTTATATGAACACCTATTTCTTTTTCATCTCTATTTTACAGATATAGGTGAAGATACTCGTTTTTTCAATCTCGTTCGGTCATCTACACCTCCAGGAAAACCAGTAAAGAGAATATCAACTCGTCGCCCCTATGATGACCCGTTAATTGAACGTGTGTATTACCGACTAATACCGGAACTGGCAACACCGGTAGACAAAACTCACATGCCCTATTCACTTGACGAGACTCGTTTTGTTAACTGGAAAAAATGGTTTACCGAAGTTGACTATACCGTCACTGAATTACCAAGTTATAACATTGAAGTATCTGCAAACCCAATGACGGCATTTGCACAACTTCCTGTTAAATCTCGGTTCGAATTTCTGCTTGATAACGCACAAAATACCATTATGGCCTTCATCAAGGGCCCAGTTTGTCGCGGGCAGTTGGCGCTTAACGTCATAAACGATCGTTTTTGGGTCTTTTTCATAGATCCAGAAAAAGCGGATCTACCTGAAATCGATACATTTTATTCGAATCAAATAGAAAACCTCCGATTACCCGGGGAAAAACAGACCATCTTAGCACCAGTAACAAACTGGATTACCTATTCTAAACAACAGGCTCGCTACCTAAAAGCGAAGGCCAACTTTGCCAACAAGTGGTTTAACAATGGAGAGCGCCTAACTACGGATATTTTATGGGAAGGTAACCAGAAGAACCCCAATGCAGCACTCACCGTATTCAGACATTTTGACAGCGCGTCTGTCGTGCAGGGAATGGTCGGGAAAAAGCCAAAAACAGCTTGGGTCATCGACTATGGTCTACTTGAACGCATCCATTATTTGCTCGTTGCTGGGTTCGACGTTTATGGTAACTATGGTCACCAACTTGTTACTCGACTCTATATGGATTTTTTACGACTAGAAGGAGAAAGCAACTTTCTAAGCTTGCTGCCTAAAGAGGTTAGACATGAGATCCACAATTCTTGGTATCAAGAAAAGAGCAAACATATGTCGAATTTCCTCACTCGGAACATAGAACCATTCAACCAACCTACCGGTGTTGTTTATCACACCGATAACTATAAATCTGAACTGTATGACAAATTTGAAAGCAGATTAGAGCCAATTTTGAATGACAGATTCAAAATCGAAAACACTGGAATGAAGCCCGAAACGGAGCAGATATTACGAAAGTTTGATGACCTCGTTGGTTTCTCTGATCAAACACTTGCTCAAATTAGCATGATCATGATTGAAGGGGATAATGGCAAGCAACATCTCTTTACCCTACTACGAAATAATGCCCATAAGAACATCAATAGTCTATTCAACGAACACAAAAATCGTACACCTGAAAAAGACGATTTAACCTTGGTTCAAGGTGTCGTCGGTAGTTATCCAGCTACCTATTGGCGGCTGAAAGAAGATGATGTACCTGAGCTATATCGAATGTTGAGTTCGATGAAGAACGAACAAGATTACGTTAAGTTATTGGATCGTTTTGCTATTCGTCGCAGCTCACCAGAATTTTGGCCATTTAGCGATTTGGTTCATCAGTGGTACAAGCGGCACCAACCTGTCGAATTCGGTTTATTAGACTATAATCGATTTGAGAATCGTTAA
- a CDS encoding sugar-binding transcriptional regulator, whose product MSKKNQDILDQSTDLLTEMSVAYYQDGATQEEISKKFTISRAKVGRMLKQARDEGIVEITVKYHPVFSAKIEQRLIERFGVKRALVALDQPSVEQQRLQVAGLVSNYLSTTLKDGMVVTVGQGRNVSAVAHHVGVITPRDCKFVCGIGGIHPRGGMYNADHICRQLAKKYGGSSETLYAPAYAENKEQKLAFMENTTVKQTLDLARKADVSLVGIGDMSENSYMVDLGWFTAEEVVQSRLLQGVVGDFAGYDFFDIHGDTAQTVMSDRVIGLSMKEFKPIAEVIAIAAENSKPLALLGALRTGVVDVIATSVSNALTVLNLDEKMK is encoded by the coding sequence ATGAGTAAAAAAAATCAAGATATTTTGGATCAGAGTACGGATCTTCTAACTGAAATGTCAGTTGCCTACTATCAAGACGGCGCGACGCAGGAAGAAATATCAAAAAAATTCACTATCTCTAGAGCAAAAGTGGGTCGGATGCTGAAGCAAGCTAGAGATGAAGGGATCGTTGAAATTACGGTCAAATATCACCCAGTATTCAGTGCAAAAATAGAACAACGACTCATTGAACGATTCGGCGTTAAAAGAGCGCTGGTCGCATTGGACCAACCGAGTGTGGAGCAACAACGCCTGCAAGTTGCTGGTCTGGTATCAAATTATCTGTCGACGACATTAAAGGACGGTATGGTGGTCACGGTGGGACAAGGAAGGAATGTCTCTGCAGTGGCGCATCATGTGGGTGTTATTACACCAAGAGATTGTAAGTTTGTTTGCGGTATTGGGGGTATTCACCCAAGGGGAGGAATGTATAACGCTGATCATATTTGTCGTCAACTGGCAAAAAAATACGGTGGTTCATCTGAGACGTTATATGCCCCAGCTTATGCGGAAAACAAAGAACAGAAATTGGCCTTCATGGAAAATACTACGGTTAAGCAAACCCTTGATTTAGCGCGTAAAGCCGATGTATCTCTGGTCGGTATTGGCGATATGAGTGAAAACAGCTATATGGTCGATCTGGGTTGGTTTACTGCGGAAGAAGTCGTTCAATCTAGATTACTTCAAGGGGTAGTTGGGGATTTTGCAGGGTATGATTTTTTTGATATCCATGGTGATACAGCACAGACAGTAATGAGTGATCGAGTAATAGGTTTAAGCATGAAGGAATTTAAACCTATTGCAGAAGTGATTGCGATAGCCGCAGAAAATAGCAAGCCTCTTGCTTTATTAGGGGCTCTGCGCACGGGGGTTGTTGACGTGATTGCCACGAGTGTTAGCAACGCTCTTACGGTTTTGAATTTAGATGAGAAAATGAAATAA
- the folE gene encoding GTP cyclohydrolase I FolE produces the protein MSGISDSAQLVKDALEQRGLETPMLPNQVSREEKKRRIENHMREVLQLLELDLNDDSLEETPARIAKMYVDEVFSGLDYKNFPKITVIENKMNVSEMVRVKNITVTSTCEHHLVTIDGKAAVAYIPRGKIIGLSKINRIVRFFAQRPQVQERMTQQILVALQALLESDDVAVTIDATHYCVKSRGVMDATSETTTTALGGIFKSNSATRHEFLSGLR, from the coding sequence ATGTCGGGTATTAGCGATTCAGCTCAATTAGTAAAGGATGCGCTAGAGCAGAGAGGCCTCGAAACTCCCATGCTGCCTAATCAGGTAAGCCGAGAAGAGAAGAAACGACGCATAGAAAACCATATGCGCGAAGTGCTACAGCTACTAGAGCTTGATCTTAACGATGATAGTTTAGAAGAAACACCGGCTAGAATAGCCAAGATGTATGTTGATGAAGTGTTTTCTGGTTTGGATTACAAGAATTTCCCTAAGATCACCGTCATTGAAAATAAAATGAATGTGAGTGAAATGGTAAGGGTAAAAAATATTACCGTTACCAGCACATGCGAACATCATCTTGTGACCATAGATGGGAAAGCCGCGGTGGCGTATATTCCTCGTGGTAAAATTATCGGTCTATCTAAAATAAACCGCATTGTACGATTTTTTGCTCAACGCCCTCAGGTTCAAGAGAGGATGACCCAGCAAATATTAGTCGCTTTACAAGCGTTATTAGAGTCTGATGATGTGGCTGTCACCATTGACGCGACGCATTATTGCGTAAAATCACGTGGAGTAATGGATGCAACAAGTGAGACCACTACAACCGCGTTGGGTGGAATATTTAAATCAAATTCGGCAACGCGACATGAGTTCCTATCTGGCCTAAGATAG
- the tkt gene encoding transketolase: MERKQLANAIRALSMDGVQKANSGHPGAPMGMADIAEVLWRGHLNHNPQNPEWADRDRFILSNGHGSMLIYSLLHLSGYELSIDDLKNFRQLHSKTPGHPEYGYAPGIETTTGPLGQGITNAVGMALAEKALAAQFNQEGHDVVDHNTYVFMGDGCLMEGISHEACSLAGTLGLGKLVAFWDDNGISIDGEVDGWFTDDTPKRFEAYGWHVIPAVDGHDAAAINAAIEAAKAETGKPTLICTKTVIGFGSPNKSGTHDCHGAPLGADEIVATRKALGWEHGPFEIPSEIYAQWSAKEAGAAKEATWNEKFAAYEAAYPELAAEFKRRVNGELPAEWEAKTSQIIADLQANPANIASRKASQNALEAFGAMLPEFMGGSADLAPSNLTMWSGSKSITPEDASGNYIHYGVREFGMTAIMNGLALHGGFVPYGATFLMFMEYARNALRMAALMKVQNIQVYTHDSIGLGEDGPTHQPVEQVSSLRLTPNMSTWRPCDQVESAVAWKFAIERKDGPTSLIFSRQNLAQQERDASQVADIAKGGYVLKDCDGKPELILIATGSEIELVVAAAAQLTAEGKKVRVVSMPATDVFDKQDAAYREAVLPADVRARVAVEAGIADFWYKYVGFDGRIIGMTTFGESAPAGELFKMFGFTVENVVKAANEVLA, translated from the coding sequence ATGGAACGTAAACAACTAGCAAATGCAATCCGTGCCCTTAGCATGGACGGTGTTCAAAAAGCCAACTCAGGTCACCCTGGCGCACCTATGGGTATGGCTGATATCGCCGAAGTACTTTGGCGTGGTCACCTAAACCATAACCCACAAAACCCAGAGTGGGCTGACCGAGATCGTTTTATACTGTCTAACGGCCACGGCTCTATGCTGATTTACTCTCTGCTTCACCTTTCAGGTTACGAGCTTTCTATTGACGACTTGAAAAACTTCCGTCAGCTACACTCGAAAACACCAGGTCACCCAGAATATGGCTATGCACCAGGCATTGAAACCACGACGGGTCCTCTTGGTCAGGGTATCACTAACGCCGTGGGTATGGCATTAGCTGAAAAAGCATTGGCCGCTCAGTTTAACCAAGAAGGTCACGACGTTGTTGACCACAACACTTATGTGTTTATGGGCGATGGCTGTTTGATGGAAGGTATCTCTCACGAGGCGTGTTCTCTTGCGGGTACTTTAGGCCTTGGTAAGCTTGTTGCATTTTGGGATGACAATGGCATCTCAATCGATGGCGAAGTAGACGGTTGGTTTACAGACGACACACCGAAACGTTTTGAAGCGTACGGCTGGCATGTTATCCCTGCGGTAGATGGTCACGATGCAGCGGCTATCAATGCAGCGATTGAAGCGGCGAAAGCAGAAACGGGTAAACCTACTCTTATCTGTACTAAAACAGTGATCGGTTTTGGTTCTCCTAACAAATCAGGTACTCACGACTGTCACGGCGCACCACTAGGCGCAGACGAAATTGTTGCAACACGTAAAGCGTTAGGCTGGGAGCACGGTCCTTTTGAAATTCCATCGGAAATCTATGCGCAATGGTCTGCAAAAGAAGCAGGCGCAGCTAAGGAAGCAACGTGGAACGAGAAATTTGCAGCTTATGAAGCAGCATATCCAGAGCTTGCAGCAGAATTCAAACGCCGCGTAAACGGTGAGCTACCAGCAGAATGGGAAGCAAAAACGTCTCAAATCATTGCAGACCTTCAAGCTAACCCAGCGAATATCGCTTCACGCAAAGCGTCTCAAAATGCATTAGAAGCGTTTGGTGCGATGCTACCTGAATTTATGGGTGGCTCGGCTGACCTTGCGCCTTCAAACCTCACCATGTGGTCTGGCTCTAAGTCAATCACACCGGAAGATGCATCGGGTAACTACATCCATTACGGTGTGCGTGAATTCGGTATGACGGCTATCATGAATGGCTTAGCCCTTCACGGTGGTTTTGTTCCTTACGGCGCGACCTTCCTGATGTTTATGGAATACGCACGTAATGCCTTACGCATGGCTGCACTGATGAAAGTGCAGAATATCCAGGTTTATACGCATGACTCCATTGGTTTGGGTGAAGATGGCCCAACGCACCAACCGGTTGAGCAGGTTTCTTCTCTACGTTTGACACCAAACATGAGCACATGGCGCCCTTGTGACCAAGTTGAATCCGCCGTGGCTTGGAAATTCGCTATTGAGCGTAAAGACGGCCCAACATCGCTTATCTTCTCTCGCCAAAACCTAGCACAGCAAGAGCGCGACGCGTCTCAAGTTGCTGACATTGCTAAGGGTGGCTACGTATTGAAGGATTGTGATGGTAAGCCTGAGCTTATCCTTATTGCCACTGGCTCAGAAATTGAGCTTGTCGTTGCAGCCGCCGCGCAACTGACAGCCGAAGGCAAAAAGGTACGCGTTGTCTCTATGCCTGCAACGGATGTATTTGATAAGCAAGACGCCGCTTACCGTGAAGCCGTTCTACCTGCTGACGTAAGAGCCCGTGTTGCTGTTGAAGCGGGTATTGCTGATTTCTGGTACAAGTACGTTGGTTTTGACGGTCGTATTATCGGAATGACCACCTTTGGTGAGTCGGCTCCAGCAGGTGAACTCTTCAAGATGTTCGGCTTTACTGTCGAGAACGTGGTTAAAGCCGCGAATGAAGTGCTCGCGTAA
- a CDS encoding copper homeostasis protein CutC gives MKNTVVEVCVDNVESLHTAIDAGAKRIELCSALSVGGITPSWAFSHYAVKNSTVPIYAMIRQRAGDFLFSSNEIDMMTDEIQMMRDLGVAGIVIGALNANATINVNACRQWINHAGDLGVTFHRAFDIVQDWQYSLEQVIDLGCERILTSGQQATADKGINEIKQFVEQANQRLSIMPGCGVNQHNALPLIETTGATEIHLSGKTQRQSAMINLNSQVSMGAETSGDQLIDVTSFDKVHAVVNLLNG, from the coding sequence GTGAAAAATACCGTAGTTGAAGTCTGCGTTGATAATGTTGAGTCATTACACACTGCCATTGACGCAGGCGCAAAACGAATAGAGTTATGTAGCGCGTTGTCTGTCGGTGGTATTACACCAAGTTGGGCGTTTTCACATTATGCAGTGAAGAATAGCACTGTGCCTATTTATGCCATGATTCGCCAACGAGCGGGAGATTTCCTATTCTCCTCAAACGAAATTGACATGATGACGGATGAAATACAAATGATGCGAGATCTAGGTGTCGCTGGTATTGTTATTGGTGCACTCAATGCCAATGCCACTATCAACGTCAACGCCTGCCGACAATGGATCAATCACGCTGGCGATTTAGGTGTTACCTTCCATCGAGCCTTTGACATCGTACAGGACTGGCAGTATTCACTCGAACAAGTCATCGACCTTGGATGCGAACGAATCTTAACTTCTGGCCAACAAGCAACCGCCGATAAAGGCATCAACGAAATAAAGCAGTTCGTCGAACAAGCAAACCAACGCCTTTCAATTATGCCCGGTTGTGGTGTGAACCAACATAACGCCTTGCCATTAATTGAAACGACAGGCGCAACCGAGATTCACTTATCCGGTAAAACTCAACGTCAATCCGCAATGATTAACCTCAATTCCCAAGTAAGCATGGGAGCCGAAACAAGTGGTGACCAGCTTATCGACGTGACTTCTTTTGATAAAGTACATGCTGTAGTGAATCTACTCAATGGATAA
- the moeB gene encoding molybdopterin-synthase adenylyltransferase MoeB produces the protein MEILSDKEMLRYNRQIILKNFDFEGQEALKQSSVLVIGAGGLGCASSQYLATAGIGHITLVDFDSVELSNLQRQVLHSDSDIGKLKVQSASESLRGLNPHLTVDTVAEKLNDQAMLALIEKHQVVLDATDNKETRNQLNRLCYQTKTPLVSGAAIRMEGQISVYTYKEDEPCYECLSALFGQNALTCVEAGVMSPVVGIIGGIQALETIKVISQYGSHYRGKLMIFDALNLSWREMKLTKHPDCVVCG, from the coding sequence ATGGAAATCCTTTCAGATAAAGAAATGCTTCGTTACAACCGCCAGATAATCCTGAAGAATTTCGACTTCGAAGGACAAGAAGCCCTCAAACAAAGCTCCGTACTCGTTATTGGTGCCGGGGGGTTAGGTTGTGCTTCTAGTCAATATCTTGCTACAGCTGGTATCGGTCATATTACGCTGGTCGATTTTGACTCCGTAGAACTATCAAATTTGCAAAGACAGGTATTGCATTCGGATTCAGACATAGGAAAACTAAAAGTACAGTCCGCCTCTGAAAGCTTACGAGGACTGAATCCACATCTAACGGTAGACACTGTCGCAGAAAAGCTAAATGATCAGGCGATGCTCGCTTTAATCGAAAAGCATCAGGTCGTATTGGATGCGACCGATAATAAGGAGACGAGAAACCAACTTAACCGCCTCTGCTATCAAACCAAAACACCACTGGTCTCGGGTGCGGCCATTCGAATGGAAGGTCAAATTAGCGTTTACACTTATAAAGAGGATGAACCTTGCTATGAATGCCTAAGTGCGCTATTTGGTCAAAATGCACTGACTTGCGTAGAAGCCGGAGTCATGTCACCTGTCGTCGGTATTATTGGGGGAATACAGGCTTTGGAAACCATAAAAGTTATCTCTCAATATGGAAGTCATTACCGTGGGAAATTAATGATCTTTGATGCGCTAAATTTGAGCTGGAGAGAAATGAAATTAACCAAACATCCTGACTGTGTAGTTTGTGGTTGA
- the tal gene encoding transaldolase has translation MSNKLEQLRKVTTVVADTGDIEAIRKYKPEDATTNPSLILKAAQIPEYAPLIDKAIEYAKSQSSDKAQQVQDTCDMLAVNIGKEILTTIPGRISTEVDARLSYDKESSVTKARQLVKMYNDAGIPNDRILIKLASTWEGICAAEILEKEGINCNLTLLFSFAQARACAEAGAFLISPFVGRIMDWYKAKEGRDFEAQEDPGVLSVTAIYNYYKEHGYNTVVMGASFRNIGEILEIAGCDRLTIAPQLLQELEDAQGDLVEKLVATTDIKERPARMSHAEFLWEHNQDPMAVEKLAEGIRNFAVDQGKLETMIAAKL, from the coding sequence ATGAGCAACAAATTAGAGCAACTTCGTAAAGTAACCACAGTAGTAGCAGATACAGGTGATATCGAGGCGATTCGTAAGTATAAGCCAGAAGACGCAACAACCAACCCTTCTCTTATTCTTAAAGCGGCACAGATTCCTGAGTATGCTCCTCTTATCGATAAAGCTATTGAGTATGCAAAATCTCAAAGCAGCGACAAAGCACAACAGGTTCAAGATACTTGCGACATGCTTGCCGTTAACATTGGTAAGGAGATTCTTACTACTATTCCAGGTCGAATCTCTACTGAAGTAGACGCTCGTTTGTCTTATGATAAAGAAAGCAGCGTGACTAAAGCTCGTCAGCTTGTAAAAATGTACAACGATGCAGGCATCCCTAATGACCGCATCCTTATCAAATTAGCCTCTACTTGGGAAGGCATTTGCGCCGCTGAAATCCTAGAAAAAGAAGGCATTAACTGTAACCTAACGCTTCTTTTCTCATTCGCACAAGCACGAGCATGTGCTGAAGCTGGCGCTTTCCTGATTTCTCCTTTCGTAGGTCGTATCATGGACTGGTATAAAGCGAAAGAAGGTCGTGACTTTGAAGCTCAAGAAGATCCAGGTGTTCTATCTGTTACGGCTATCTACAACTATTACAAAGAACATGGTTACAACACGGTTGTTATGGGTGCTAGCTTCCGAAACATTGGTGAGATCCTTGAAATCGCAGGTTGTGACCGTTTAACGATTGCACCTCAACTTCTACAAGAGTTAGAAGATGCACAAGGTGATCTTGTAGAGAAACTCGTTGCGACTACTGACATAAAAGAGCGTCCTGCACGAATGTCTCACGCTGAGTTCTTGTGGGAACACAACCAAGACCCAATGGCGGTTGAGAAACTTGCTGAAGGTATTCGTAATTTTGCTGTCGACCAAGGCAAATTGGAAACGATGATCGCTGCAAAACTTTAA
- the moeA gene encoding molybdopterin molybdotransferase MoeA: MGCCDAPGLMPIDDAIQQMLSSITAIKSTQSRALEHTVGFVLAEDILSPINVPPFDNSAMDGYAIRRSELKTTNVLPLCGKSFAGQPFEADWLAGTCIRIMTGAKIPQGCDGVVMQEDTTVVDGGIQFNDTDVKEGNNIRPTGDDIRTGDVVLRAGARLTPRDIPMIASLGISHLSVFDKPKVAFFSTGDELIPLGETLKEGQIYDSNRYGLKILLDKFGCEAIDLGIIPDVPDQLRHAFNQAQEQADVVITSGGVSVGEADYTKDILDELGSVSFWKIAIKPGKPFAFGQLAKAWFCGLPGNPVSAALTTYVLVQPLLAKLSGETDWQPPQSIPATTLSNFNKRPGRTDYQRGVYTVKDGKFEVESAGNQSSGAFTSMSVANCFVIIEHERGRVNAGETVHIQPFNHTQY, translated from the coding sequence ATGGGATGTTGTGATGCCCCAGGTCTAATGCCAATCGATGACGCTATACAACAGATGCTGTCAAGCATAACGGCAATTAAGTCGACTCAGTCGCGTGCACTTGAACACACCGTTGGCTTTGTTTTAGCTGAAGATATTCTCTCCCCAATTAATGTTCCTCCATTTGATAATTCTGCGATGGACGGATACGCCATTAGGCGTAGCGAACTAAAAACAACAAATGTTTTACCTCTGTGTGGAAAATCTTTTGCAGGCCAACCCTTTGAAGCGGACTGGTTAGCTGGAACGTGCATTCGAATAATGACGGGCGCTAAAATACCTCAAGGTTGTGACGGCGTTGTCATGCAAGAAGACACAACCGTTGTCGATGGCGGTATCCAATTCAACGATACCGACGTTAAAGAAGGCAACAATATTCGTCCTACAGGCGATGATATTCGTACTGGTGACGTTGTATTGAGAGCTGGTGCTCGACTCACCCCTCGAGACATTCCAATGATCGCCTCACTCGGCATTAGCCACCTATCGGTATTTGACAAACCTAAGGTTGCTTTCTTCTCGACTGGCGATGAATTGATACCATTGGGTGAAACCCTAAAAGAGGGTCAAATATACGATAGCAATCGATATGGACTTAAGATCCTTTTGGATAAGTTCGGATGTGAAGCAATTGACTTAGGGATTATTCCGGATGTTCCAGACCAACTTAGACATGCATTTAATCAAGCACAAGAACAAGCCGATGTCGTCATAACGTCTGGTGGTGTCAGTGTGGGTGAAGCCGATTATACAAAAGATATTCTTGACGAATTAGGTTCCGTGAGTTTCTGGAAGATCGCGATCAAACCAGGAAAACCGTTTGCGTTTGGTCAGCTTGCTAAAGCCTGGTTCTGCGGATTGCCTGGCAACCCTGTATCAGCGGCATTGACCACCTATGTCTTGGTGCAGCCTCTTCTAGCGAAACTTTCTGGTGAAACCGACTGGCAGCCACCTCAATCGATTCCTGCAACGACGCTATCTAACTTTAATAAAAGGCCGGGAAGAACTGATTATCAACGTGGAGTTTACACTGTAAAAGATGGCAAATTTGAAGTAGAAAGTGCAGGCAATCAAAGCTCAGGTGCATTTACTTCAATGAGCGTAGCGAACTGTTTTGTTATCATAGAACACGAACGAGGCCGCGTTAATGCGGGTGAGACCGTTCATATCCAACCATTCAATCACACCCAATATTAA